In the Sedimentisphaera cyanobacteriorum genome, GGAAGACCTCTGCATACACACCCGGCAAACATCGGGGAAGGCCTTCCTCCTGCATCTGAGATTGAAGGGGTAGATCTGGTTACAGAAGGCATACTCACGCTCTCAAAGCTCGAGGATATGCTTGATACTGCAGGCAGCGGAAGAGCAGAAAACACGCCGGCAGGGGCTTTAATGGAGCTTCTGCTTGAATCGGACATAATAACACTTATAGTAGGCACGAAAATCAATCAAACCCATCACAATCCGGATTTTCCGATTGATGTAGAGATCCGCAGGAATCTCGCCCGAAGACTGAAGAGGGTGCTTGAGAAAAATTATTTGAAGAAAGTTGAGATAGAGCTGGTATGAAAAAAATATTAGTTGAAATATGCACGGGTACAACCTGCCATGTAATGGGTTCAGAGGCGATTATGGAAATACGGGATATGCTCGCAAGCCGCTTTAAAGATATTGTGGAAATAAAGGCCACAAGCTGCATCGGGCTATGCAGGGAAAGGAATGCTGAGCAGGCTCCTTTTGTTAAGGTCAACGGGAGGGTCGTTCCCGAGGCGAACCTGCTGAGAGTAACTCAGATGATAAACGAAATAGAGAGGGGCGATTAGATGCTCTCAGACAACAACGCCAGCAGGATAGTAAAGAAGCTGCTCGTAGAGACTGCCCGCTTAAGCCTTGAGGAAAACCTCGAGGAGGAGATAGACCGGCTTGTTATCAATATGATTCCCAAAAACAGCGCCGCAAACCGGTGCTGCGTGCATAAAGACCGAGCAGTGATAAAATACCGTCTAATGGCAATCTTAGGCCGCAGCATTGAAGATGAACAAGACGAGCTCAAGCCCTTGAGCGAATACGCCAAGGAAACTCTCAATCGAGAGAAGATAACAGAGCCCGTGCTTACTGTCATAGATGAGGCCTGCAGTGCGTGCCCTTCTGGGAGGCATTTTGTAACAAACGTATGCAGAGGCTGCGTTGCGAGGCCTTGTATGGTAAACTGCCCGAAAGATGCCATCGAAATTCACAACGGCAGAGCGGAAATCGATGAAGACAGATGCGTAAATTGCGGGATATGCCTGAAGGTATGCCCATACAACGCTATAGTTGAGATCCCCGTGCCCTGCGAGAGTGCCTGCCCTGTAGGGGCGATAAGCAAAGACCAGAGCGGGAAGGAGAAGATCGACTATTCAAAATGCATCTTCTGCGGCAGATGTATGACCTCGTGCCCGTTTGGAGCAATTATGGAACGCTCGCAGATTATTGATGTTGCCAAAAAGCTTGCGGAAGGGCGAAGGGTTGCTGCGCTTACAGCCCCCTCGGCTGCAGGCCAGTTCCCCTGCGATTTCAAACAGCTTAAAGGGGCGATCCTCAAGGCGGGATTCGGCGAGGTGCTGGAGGTGGCCGAAGGGGCAGATATAACAGCGAAAAAAGAAGCTGAGGAGTTCGAAGAAAAAATCAGAGAAGGACAGAAGTTTATGACATCAAGCTGCTGCCCTGTTTACAAAGAAGCTGCCAAAAAACACATCCC is a window encoding:
- a CDS encoding NAD(P)H-dependent oxidoreductase subunit E, which codes for MKKILVEICTGTTCHVMGSEAIMEIRDMLASRFKDIVEIKATSCIGLCRERNAEQAPFVKVNGRVVPEANLLRVTQMINEIERGD
- a CDS encoding monomeric [FeFe] hydrogenase, with protein sequence MLSDNNASRIVKKLLVETARLSLEENLEEEIDRLVINMIPKNSAANRCCVHKDRAVIKYRLMAILGRSIEDEQDELKPLSEYAKETLNREKITEPVLTVIDEACSACPSGRHFVTNVCRGCVARPCMVNCPKDAIEIHNGRAEIDEDRCVNCGICLKVCPYNAIVEIPVPCESACPVGAISKDQSGKEKIDYSKCIFCGRCMTSCPFGAIMERSQIIDVAKKLAEGRRVAALTAPSAAGQFPCDFKQLKGAILKAGFGEVLEVAEGADITAKKEAEEFEEKIREGQKFMTSSCCPVYKEAAKKHIPELWEFISDTPTPMEFAGRRAKADSPDCITVFIGPCIAKRQEALEGSSIDHVLTCEELGAILVAKDIFVRETNHAETLGSASIEARKFAVSGGVTNAVKTHLSGSTEIKPELIDGLDKKNIKKLSDMCKANTDANFVEVMNCKGGCVGGPGNLSSPARAAKRIEKSFE